Proteins encoded by one window of Enterococcus faecalis:
- the smc gene encoding chromosome segregation protein SMC, with product MYLKRIEITGFKSFADKTIIEFEDDVTAVVGPNGSGKSNITEAVRWVLGEQSAKNLRGGKMNDIIFAGSEGRKPLNIAEVTVTLDNSDHYLALDYSEISVTRRLKRTGESDFFINKQACRLKDIQDLFMDSGLGKESFSIISQGKVEAIFNSKPEDRRGIFEEAAGVLKYKQRKKKAEQKLFETEDNLSRVQDIIYELEDQLVPLAAQADAAKKYLALKEELTEIDVNLTVTEIQEAKAIWETKTQELTAIEEKLASASKQVHDLEGKLVRLRSKRNRLDEQIETEQQQLLQVTEALKQAEGQKNVLIERSKHTSQTASEYEETLAETAEKIVRYREELQTLETAIAEKTAQRQTLKEALALATKDVEKYSKSSKELMEELRSQYVEVMQEQANTANDLKYLERQYQQETAKNQQSLAKHEALEEQMVEALAMKETLEKEQKVAKQGLQEQLEEYTALKATLEAKRERLAQRQNDMYQAMNQVQQAKARQKSLQEIQENYAGFYQGVKAVLRHKNQLTGIVGAVAELIEVPKEYTLAIETALGGAAQHIVVENEKDGRAGITFLKQQHSGRATFLPLTTIKPRSVSAMVQNRLAGAPGFVGIASELVRYPEQVQTVIQNLLGVTILAADLTSANQLAKLVNYQYRVVSLEGDVMNPGGSMTGGANKRGNQGSLFSQAQELQTITEQMTQLETQLRSVEQEVQALSQEVKTATERAEMLRSAGEQNRLKQQEIDNKLANQTETITRLTKEKRLFEYESRELHQFLTEYQTKKATLTEQQANLTATKERLDAEMKQVEQEASQMETFKAQAQERLTTVQAEQAVAAEQCAHFARQKQDKQEQLDELLIRETAIRQQLQQLSSHSSDHQLTEEGLAAQVAQLAEKQTALQTSLQTARSQRQALQEEVDELDTKLAEENKRQQQYLADKTQIEVLKNRAEMQLDSSLSYLQEEYSLTFEAAYEAYFPIDDLAQAQQTVKRLKQEIERLGPVNLSAIEQFEQVDERHQFLVSQRDDLLNAKEQLFETMDEMDQEVKERFKEVFEAIRGQFKVVFPNMFGGGRAELVLTNPEDLLNTGIEIEAQPPGKKLQHLSLLSGGERALTAIALLFSIIRVRPVPFCILDEVEAALDEANVARFGHYLSEFEDGTQFIVVTHRKGTMEAADVLYGVTMQESGVSKIVSVRLEEVKEGGAIEKSN from the coding sequence GTGTATTTAAAACGAATTGAAATTACAGGATTTAAATCATTTGCAGATAAAACCATTATTGAATTTGAAGATGATGTGACAGCAGTGGTTGGTCCGAATGGAAGTGGGAAAAGTAATATCACGGAAGCCGTTCGTTGGGTATTAGGTGAACAATCTGCGAAAAACCTTCGCGGTGGCAAAATGAACGACATTATCTTTGCCGGTTCGGAAGGTCGTAAGCCGCTAAATATTGCGGAAGTTACCGTGACGTTAGACAACAGCGACCATTATTTAGCATTGGATTATAGTGAGATTAGTGTCACCCGTCGTTTAAAACGAACGGGCGAAAGTGACTTTTTTATTAATAAACAAGCGTGCCGTTTAAAAGATATTCAAGATTTATTTATGGATTCAGGGTTAGGCAAAGAATCTTTTTCAATTATTTCGCAAGGGAAAGTTGAAGCGATTTTTAATAGTAAACCTGAAGACCGTCGAGGGATTTTTGAAGAAGCAGCGGGCGTTTTAAAATACAAACAACGAAAGAAAAAAGCTGAACAAAAGCTTTTCGAAACCGAGGACAACTTAAGCCGTGTCCAAGATATCATTTACGAGTTGGAAGACCAATTAGTTCCTCTAGCCGCCCAAGCAGATGCGGCCAAAAAGTATTTAGCTTTGAAAGAAGAACTTACCGAAATTGATGTCAATTTAACTGTGACCGAAATTCAAGAAGCAAAAGCTATTTGGGAAACGAAAACGCAAGAATTAACAGCCATTGAAGAAAAGTTAGCTAGCGCAAGTAAACAAGTCCATGACCTAGAAGGCAAATTGGTACGTTTACGAAGCAAGCGCAATCGTTTAGATGAACAAATTGAAACGGAACAACAACAATTATTACAAGTGACAGAAGCGTTGAAACAAGCAGAAGGACAAAAAAATGTTTTAATTGAACGTTCCAAACACACCTCCCAAACGGCAAGCGAATACGAAGAGACGTTGGCAGAAACGGCCGAAAAAATTGTTCGTTATCGAGAAGAATTGCAGACGCTGGAAACAGCAATCGCAGAAAAAACGGCACAACGTCAGACGTTAAAAGAAGCATTGGCTTTGGCAACGAAAGATGTGGAAAAATATAGTAAGTCTTCTAAAGAATTAATGGAAGAATTGCGCAGTCAGTATGTGGAAGTCATGCAAGAACAAGCCAATACAGCCAATGACTTAAAATATTTAGAACGACAATATCAACAAGAAACAGCTAAAAATCAACAATCGCTAGCAAAACACGAAGCGCTAGAAGAACAGATGGTTGAAGCTCTTGCAATGAAAGAAACGCTAGAAAAAGAGCAAAAAGTCGCAAAACAAGGCTTACAAGAACAGCTGGAAGAATACACTGCGTTGAAAGCAACGCTTGAAGCCAAACGTGAACGATTAGCACAGCGTCAAAACGATATGTACCAAGCGATGAATCAAGTGCAACAAGCGAAGGCACGCCAAAAAAGTTTGCAAGAAATTCAAGAAAATTACGCTGGCTTCTATCAAGGCGTGAAAGCTGTATTGCGTCACAAAAACCAACTAACTGGGATTGTTGGCGCAGTGGCTGAGTTAATTGAAGTGCCTAAAGAATATACGTTGGCGATTGAAACGGCCTTAGGTGGTGCGGCGCAACATATTGTTGTGGAAAATGAGAAAGATGGTCGAGCAGGCATCACCTTCTTAAAACAACAACACAGTGGCCGAGCAACCTTTTTACCATTGACTACCATTAAGCCACGCTCTGTATCGGCGATGGTTCAGAATCGTTTGGCTGGTGCACCGGGCTTCGTGGGGATTGCCAGTGAATTAGTTCGTTATCCAGAACAAGTACAAACCGTTATTCAAAATCTCTTAGGCGTCACGATTTTAGCGGCAGATTTAACGAGTGCCAACCAGTTAGCAAAATTAGTCAATTACCAATATCGCGTTGTCTCATTGGAAGGCGATGTGATGAATCCTGGCGGTTCGATGACTGGGGGAGCCAATAAACGTGGCAACCAAGGAAGCCTATTTTCACAAGCGCAAGAACTTCAAACAATTACTGAACAAATGACTCAATTAGAAACACAACTAAGAAGTGTAGAACAAGAAGTCCAAGCACTCTCGCAAGAAGTGAAAACAGCCACGGAACGTGCAGAAATGTTGCGCTCTGCTGGTGAACAAAATCGCTTAAAACAACAAGAAATTGACAATAAATTAGCCAATCAAACAGAAACGATTACTCGTTTAACAAAAGAAAAACGTCTGTTTGAATATGAATCACGGGAATTGCATCAATTCTTAACCGAATATCAAACGAAAAAAGCCACATTGACAGAGCAACAAGCAAACTTAACGGCAACGAAAGAACGTTTAGATGCTGAAATGAAACAAGTGGAACAAGAAGCTAGCCAAATGGAAACCTTTAAAGCCCAAGCGCAAGAACGCTTGACGACAGTTCAAGCAGAACAAGCAGTAGCGGCGGAACAATGTGCCCATTTTGCTCGTCAAAAGCAAGACAAACAAGAACAATTGGACGAATTGTTGATTCGAGAAACGGCCATCCGTCAACAGCTACAACAATTAAGTAGCCATTCTAGCGATCACCAGTTAACCGAAGAAGGCTTAGCGGCACAAGTCGCTCAATTAGCGGAGAAACAAACAGCGTTGCAAACCTCTTTACAAACGGCACGTAGTCAACGACAAGCGTTGCAAGAAGAAGTAGACGAGTTAGATACAAAATTAGCGGAAGAAAACAAACGCCAACAACAGTATTTAGCAGATAAAACACAAATTGAAGTCCTAAAAAATCGTGCAGAAATGCAATTAGATAGCTCATTAAGTTACTTACAGGAAGAATACAGCTTAACCTTTGAAGCTGCCTATGAAGCGTATTTCCCAATCGATGATTTAGCGCAAGCACAGCAAACAGTGAAACGCCTAAAACAAGAAATTGAGCGGTTAGGACCTGTTAACTTAAGTGCCATCGAGCAATTTGAACAAGTCGATGAGCGCCATCAATTTTTAGTCAGTCAACGAGATGATTTATTAAATGCGAAAGAACAATTATTTGAAACCATGGATGAAATGGACCAAGAAGTGAAAGAACGGTTTAAAGAAGTCTTTGAAGCAATTCGTGGCCAGTTCAAAGTGGTATTTCCTAATATGTTTGGTGGCGGACGGGCAGAGCTGGTGCTAACCAACCCAGAGGATCTCTTGAATACAGGGATTGAGATTGAGGCGCAACCACCAGGGAAAAAATTACAACATTTAAGCTTGTTGTCTGGAGGCGAACGGGCATTAACGGCGATTGCATTACTCTTTTCAATTATTCGTGTTCGACCAGTTCCGTTCTGTATTTTAGATGAAGTAGAAGCAGCTTTAGATGAAGCCAACGTTGCTCGTTTTGGTCATTATTTAAGCGAATTTGAAGATGGCACACAGTTTATCGTGGTGACACATCGTAAAGGGACAATGGAAGCCGCAGATGTTTTATATGGCGTGACTATGCAAGAATCTGGGGTTTCAAAAATCGTTTCAGTTCGCTTGGAAGAGGTCAAAGAAGGTGGCGCAATTGAAAAAAGCAATTAG
- a CDS encoding cupin domain-containing protein, with amino-acid sequence MTEQMWIEKLGLEAHPEGGYFKQTNKSEQLIPTKRGERALHTAILFLLNTESPSHFHRLKADELWFFHDGQPLTVHCIFPDGTYQAVQLGKDLVQGQQLSFSVPAGTIFGSTVATGFALVSCVVTPGFEFEDFELFTQAELLNDYPQHSEIIQHLAYRELP; translated from the coding sequence ATGACAGAACAAATGTGGATTGAGAAGTTAGGATTAGAAGCGCATCCTGAGGGCGGTTATTTTAAACAAACCAATAAAAGTGAACAATTGATTCCGACCAAACGAGGCGAACGGGCGTTGCATACAGCGATTTTGTTTCTATTAAATACAGAAAGTCCGTCACATTTTCATCGTTTAAAAGCGGATGAATTATGGTTTTTTCACGATGGTCAGCCGTTAACCGTTCACTGTATTTTTCCTGATGGAACGTATCAAGCTGTTCAGTTAGGGAAAGACTTAGTTCAAGGACAACAGCTTTCGTTCTCAGTTCCTGCCGGTACAATCTTTGGTTCTACAGTAGCGACAGGATTTGCGTTAGTCAGTTGTGTAGTTACACCAGGCTTTGAGTTTGAAGACTTCGAGTTATTTACTCAAGCGGAATTGTTAAACGATTATCCACAACATAGTGAAATCATTCAGCACTTGGCTTATCGAGAATTACCTTAA
- a CDS encoding VOC family protein — MGTMVFVNFPVADVQRSTAFYEKLGFKKNEEFSTEEASSMMWDDQFWIMLLNHDFYGKFIQEKQIIDAQTTSGALISFSLESAEAVKQFGETAKANGGNCYRVDMGIPEEQMYGLEVQDLDGNSLEPVWMKM, encoded by the coding sequence ATGGGCACAATGGTTTTTGTTAACTTCCCAGTAGCGGATGTCCAACGTTCTACAGCCTTTTATGAAAAACTTGGATTCAAAAAGAACGAGGAATTTTCAACAGAGGAAGCTAGTTCGATGATGTGGGATGATCAATTTTGGATTATGTTGTTGAACCATGACTTTTATGGAAAATTTATCCAAGAAAAGCAAATTATTGATGCGCAAACAACCAGTGGAGCATTAATTTCCTTTAGTTTAGAGAGTGCCGAAGCCGTAAAACAGTTTGGCGAAACCGCCAAAGCTAACGGAGGCAACTGTTACCGAGTTGATATGGGAATACCAGAAGAGCAAATGTATGGCTTAGAGGTGCAAGATTTGGATGGCAATAGCTTAGAACCTGTCTGGATGAAGATGTAA
- a CDS encoding YitT family protein → MNKFFTAQRLKDTAYVTVGAFILAISINAVLLPNKLVAGGANGISIVINYVFGISPAIVLYAINIPLLVLCFLLLGKEVGVKTIYGSLIYPFFVGITSGMPVLTHNIFLATLFGGIITGAGLGLVFRGNASTGGTAIISQIVNKYFKVSLGIAILFVDGLVILSAMYAFNADIVLFSLICLFTIGRVVDMIQVGLVRSKNVMIISPKYVAIQERLLRELDKGVTLVPIEGGYRSAKGMLLMTVIREKDFPRLKEAILEIDEEAFLISMSASEVYGKGFSLKKVADSYGVEATNANNLQ, encoded by the coding sequence ATGAACAAATTTTTTACAGCCCAACGTTTAAAAGACACCGCCTATGTAACAGTCGGTGCATTCATTTTGGCCATTTCAATCAATGCGGTCTTATTGCCAAATAAACTTGTCGCAGGCGGAGCCAATGGCATTAGTATTGTTATTAATTATGTTTTCGGGATTAGTCCCGCCATTGTTCTTTACGCCATCAATATTCCTCTTTTAGTGCTTTGTTTCTTACTTCTTGGGAAAGAGGTCGGTGTCAAAACCATTTATGGCAGTCTTATTTATCCATTTTTTGTAGGAATTACTTCGGGGATGCCTGTTTTAACACATAATATTTTTCTAGCAACATTATTTGGCGGTATTATTACAGGTGCTGGCCTAGGCTTGGTTTTCCGTGGCAATGCCTCAACTGGTGGGACAGCAATCATTTCACAAATTGTCAATAAATACTTCAAAGTTTCCTTAGGTATTGCTATTTTATTCGTCGATGGTTTAGTCATTTTATCAGCAATGTACGCTTTTAATGCAGATATTGTGTTATTCTCTTTAATTTGTTTATTTACAATTGGTCGAGTCGTTGACATGATTCAAGTTGGTCTGGTTCGCTCGAAGAATGTGATGATTATTTCACCAAAATATGTCGCTATTCAAGAACGCTTATTACGTGAACTAGATAAAGGTGTGACCTTGGTGCCAATCGAAGGCGGTTATCGAAGCGCGAAAGGCATGCTCTTAATGACTGTCATTCGTGAAAAAGATTTTCCCCGCTTAAAAGAAGCCATTCTTGAGATTGATGAAGAAGCTTTTTTGATTTCAATGAGTGCGAGTGAAGTCTACGGAAAAGGATTTAGCTTGAAAAAAGTAGCTGATTCTTATGGCGTTGAAGCTACTAATGCCAATAATTTACAATAG
- the gshAB gene encoding bifunctional glutamate--cysteine ligase/glutathione synthetase encodes MNYRELMQKKNVRPYVLMARFGLEKENQRSTREGLLATTDHPTVFGNRSYHPYIQTDFSETQLELITPVANSGTEMLRFLDAIHDVARRSIPEDEMLWPLSMPPQLPTKDEEIKIAKLDQYDAVLYRRYLAKEYGKRKQMVSGIHFNFEYDQALIQQLYDEQSEVTDCKQFKTKVYMKVARNFLRYRWLITYLFGASPVSEDGYFRVYDDQPQEPIRSIRNSTYGYRNHDNVKVSYASLERYLEDIHRMVENGLLSEEKEFYAPVRLRGGKQMSDLPKTGIRYIELRNLDLNPFSRLGIVEDTVDFLHYFMLYLLWTDEKEEADEWVKTGDILNEQVALGHPHETIKLIAEGDRIFSEMIDMLDALGIRKGKEVVGKYYQQLRNPQDTVSGKMWTIIQENSNSELGNIFGNQYQSMAFERPYQLAGFREMELSTQIFLFDAIQKGLEIEILDEQEQFLKLQHGEHIEYVKNANMTSKDNYVVPLIMENKTVTKKILSAAGFHVPGGEEFSSFIEAQEAHLRYANKAFVVKPKSTNYGLGITIFKEGASLEDFTEALRIAFKEDTAVLIEEFLPGTEYRFFVLDNDVKAIMLRVPANVTGDGKHTVEELVAAKNSDPLRGTNHRAPLELIQLNDLEKLMLKEQGLTIYSVPEKEQIVYLRENSNVSTGGDSIDMTDVIDDSYKQIAIEAVAALGAKICGIDLIIPDKDVKGTRDSLTYGIIEANFNPAMHMHVYPYAGQGRRLTMDVLKLLYPEVVQ; translated from the coding sequence ATGAATTATAGAGAATTAATGCAAAAGAAAAATGTTCGTCCTTACGTATTGATGGCTCGTTTTGGTTTAGAAAAAGAAAACCAACGTAGTACACGAGAAGGGCTTTTAGCGACAACTGATCATCCCACGGTTTTTGGTAACCGTTCTTATCATCCATATATTCAAACAGATTTTAGTGAAACACAATTAGAACTAATCACGCCTGTAGCAAATAGCGGCACAGAAATGCTTCGTTTTTTAGATGCCATTCACGATGTGGCTCGTCGTTCGATTCCAGAAGATGAAATGCTGTGGCCATTAAGTATGCCGCCACAATTACCAACAAAAGATGAAGAGATTAAAATTGCTAAATTAGATCAATATGATGCAGTGTTATATCGTCGTTATTTGGCAAAAGAGTATGGCAAACGAAAACAAATGGTCAGCGGAATTCATTTTAATTTTGAATATGACCAAGCCCTGATTCAGCAATTATATGATGAACAATCCGAAGTGACAGATTGCAAACAATTTAAAACGAAAGTGTACATGAAAGTTGCCCGTAACTTTTTACGTTATCGTTGGTTAATTACGTATCTTTTTGGGGCTTCGCCAGTTAGTGAAGACGGCTACTTTAGAGTCTATGACGACCAACCGCAAGAACCCATTCGCAGTATTCGGAATAGTACGTATGGCTACAGAAATCATGACAATGTGAAAGTATCGTATGCCTCATTGGAACGCTATTTAGAAGATATTCATCGCATGGTGGAAAATGGTTTACTTTCTGAAGAAAAAGAATTTTATGCGCCTGTGCGCTTACGTGGTGGGAAACAAATGTCTGATCTGCCTAAAACAGGTATTCGCTATATCGAGTTGCGTAATTTAGACTTAAATCCTTTTTCACGTTTAGGCATTGTGGAAGATACTGTGGATTTCTTACATTATTTCATGTTGTATTTATTGTGGACAGATGAAAAAGAAGAAGCGGATGAATGGGTAAAAACTGGCGATATTTTAAATGAACAAGTGGCTCTTGGTCATCCTCATGAAACGATTAAGTTAATTGCAGAAGGCGATCGGATTTTTTCAGAAATGATTGATATGTTAGATGCTCTAGGCATTCGTAAAGGCAAAGAAGTTGTCGGTAAGTATTATCAACAACTGCGGAATCCACAAGACACCGTTTCTGGCAAAATGTGGACGATTATTCAAGAAAACTCCAACAGTGAACTGGGAAATATTTTTGGAAACCAATATCAAAGTATGGCCTTTGAACGCCCTTATCAATTAGCTGGTTTCCGTGAGATGGAATTATCCACACAAATTTTCTTGTTTGATGCGATTCAAAAAGGTTTGGAAATCGAAATTTTAGATGAACAAGAGCAATTTTTGAAACTGCAACATGGCGAGCACATTGAATACGTCAAAAATGCCAACATGACTAGCAAAGATAACTACGTGGTACCATTGATTATGGAAAACAAAACCGTGACAAAGAAAATTTTGTCTGCAGCAGGGTTCCATGTGCCTGGCGGTGAAGAATTTTCATCTTTTATTGAGGCACAAGAAGCACATTTACGCTACGCCAATAAAGCGTTTGTCGTGAAACCAAAATCAACGAATTACGGTTTAGGAATTACCATTTTTAAAGAAGGCGCTTCGTTGGAAGACTTTACGGAAGCGTTACGGATTGCTTTTAAAGAGGACACAGCGGTTTTAATTGAAGAGTTTTTACCTGGAACAGAATATCGGTTCTTTGTGTTAGATAATGATGTAAAAGCCATCATGTTGCGCGTGCCAGCCAATGTTACCGGAGATGGCAAACACACTGTAGAAGAATTGGTGGCCGCTAAAAATAGTGATCCATTGCGGGGGACCAATCACCGTGCACCACTAGAATTAATCCAGTTAAATGATTTAGAAAAACTAATGTTGAAAGAACAAGGTTTAACTATCTATTCTGTGCCAGAAAAAGAGCAAATCGTGTACTTGCGAGAAAATTCTAATGTTAGCACGGGCGGGGATTCGATTGATATGACCGATGTCATTGATGATAGTTATAAACAAATCGCCATTGAGGCCGTAGCTGCTTTAGGAGCCAAAATTTGTGGCATTGATTTAATCATTCCTGACAAAGACGTAAAAGGCACACGTGATAGCTTAACGTACGGGATTATCGAAGCAAACTTTAATCCAGCCATGCACATGCATGTGTATCCATACGCTGGACAGGGTAGACGCTTGACAATGGACGTTTTAAAACTTTTATACCCAGAAGTGGTTCAATAA
- a CDS encoding Cof-type HAD-IIB family hydrolase, whose product MIKLVAIDLDGTLLNSQKEISLRNKQALMAAKQAGVKVVICTGRPLAAIGPYLEELGLQEEGDYSITFNGGLVQKNDTGAIIEKTLMPLEAIHELYQLATTLNMPFDVLSDEVVMQLPSAPNYPSIYSSLNKLLTFESYKLEELTPNRIYNKVVVAIDEAYLNERIKEIPASFYERFEIIKTRNNLLEFMPKGITKAYGISLLAKDLGIRAEEIMTLGDEENDLPMIEYAGLGVAMANAIPLVKEAADVVTDTNDQDGVAKAVEKYILTPLEGGQ is encoded by the coding sequence TTGATAAAATTAGTTGCTATTGATTTAGATGGAACATTATTAAATAGCCAAAAAGAGATTTCTTTACGGAATAAACAAGCACTGATGGCTGCGAAACAAGCAGGCGTGAAAGTTGTTATCTGCACAGGTCGACCTTTGGCAGCTATTGGTCCTTACTTAGAAGAATTAGGTTTACAAGAGGAAGGCGATTATAGCATTACTTTTAACGGCGGATTGGTTCAAAAAAATGATACAGGGGCCATTATTGAGAAAACATTGATGCCCTTGGAAGCGATTCATGAGCTGTACCAATTAGCAACCACACTCAACATGCCGTTTGATGTCTTATCCGATGAGGTCGTGATGCAATTGCCTTCTGCACCTAATTATCCTTCAATTTATAGTTCTCTAAACAAATTATTAACCTTTGAGTCCTACAAATTAGAAGAGTTAACCCCGAATCGAATTTATAATAAAGTTGTTGTTGCGATTGATGAAGCGTATTTAAATGAACGCATCAAGGAAATTCCAGCCTCTTTTTATGAGCGTTTTGAAATTATTAAAACGCGAAATAACTTATTAGAATTTATGCCAAAAGGGATTACGAAAGCCTATGGTATTTCCTTGTTAGCCAAAGATTTAGGAATCCGTGCAGAAGAAATCATGACCCTAGGGGACGAAGAAAATGATTTACCGATGATCGAATACGCTGGCTTAGGTGTCGCCATGGCAAATGCGATTCCATTAGTTAAAGAAGCCGCAGATGTCGTTACAGACACGAATGACCAAGATGGCGTTGCCAAAGCGGTCGAAAAATATATTTTAACGCCGTTGGAAGGAGGCCAATAA
- the ftsY gene encoding signal recognition particle-docking protein FtsY: protein MGFFDKIKKAFSAEKKEEEKQEIIEETVDETPSDESAPAESKETAAEEAQTTPETTAEEVTETADLTDNAEMEKLAGVEEALEEEPEEILTEETQEVVVEAPEEESSVVTPLAEPTDTQVSEEIEESKEEQVQEKYEKGLEKTRKTFGQRLNELFANFRSVDEDFFEELEETLIGADVGFDTSLKITEALRQEVKLRNVKKPAQVQNTIIEKMVDLYEEAGINENNAINLQPNGLTVILFVGVNGVGKTTSIGKLAHQYKLEGKKVLMAAADTFRAGAIDQLVVWGERAGVEVVRGNAGGDPAAVVFDAVERAKAEQADVLLVDTAGRLQNKVNLMKELEKIKRVIQREIPDAPHEVLLVVDATTGQNAMTQAKQFKETTDVTGLVLTKLDGTAKGGIVIAIRNELHLPVKLVGLGEGINDLEPFNANDFAMGLFKGLLKDV from the coding sequence ATGGGATTTTTTGATAAAATTAAAAAAGCTTTTTCCGCTGAAAAAAAGGAAGAAGAAAAACAAGAGATAATTGAAGAAACAGTAGACGAAACACCTAGTGATGAATCAGCGCCTGCTGAATCAAAAGAAACCGCAGCAGAAGAGGCGCAAACAACGCCAGAAACGACAGCGGAAGAAGTCACAGAAACAGCCGATTTAACAGACAACGCTGAAATGGAAAAATTAGCTGGCGTAGAAGAAGCGTTAGAAGAAGAGCCAGAAGAAATCTTGACAGAGGAAACACAAGAAGTTGTTGTGGAAGCGCCTGAGGAAGAAAGTAGTGTCGTAACTCCGTTGGCAGAACCAACAGACACGCAGGTTTCAGAAGAAATTGAAGAGTCGAAAGAAGAACAAGTCCAAGAAAAATATGAAAAAGGTTTGGAAAAAACACGTAAGACATTTGGTCAACGGTTGAACGAATTGTTTGCTAATTTCCGGAGCGTTGATGAAGATTTCTTTGAAGAATTAGAAGAAACGTTAATTGGTGCAGACGTAGGCTTTGATACATCCTTAAAAATTACAGAAGCCTTGCGACAAGAAGTGAAACTGCGAAATGTGAAAAAACCAGCTCAAGTTCAAAATACCATCATTGAAAAAATGGTTGATTTGTATGAAGAAGCAGGAATTAATGAAAATAATGCGATTAACTTACAGCCAAATGGCTTAACCGTGATTTTATTTGTTGGTGTTAATGGAGTTGGTAAAACAACCAGCATTGGTAAATTAGCCCATCAATACAAGTTGGAAGGAAAGAAAGTTTTAATGGCCGCTGCCGATACGTTCCGAGCGGGCGCCATCGATCAATTAGTTGTTTGGGGTGAACGGGCTGGCGTTGAAGTTGTGCGTGGGAATGCTGGCGGCGATCCAGCAGCGGTCGTTTTCGATGCAGTGGAACGTGCCAAAGCAGAACAGGCCGATGTTTTGCTAGTGGATACAGCAGGTCGTTTACAAAATAAAGTCAACTTAATGAAAGAATTAGAAAAAATCAAACGAGTCATCCAACGAGAAATTCCAGATGCGCCTCACGAAGTTCTCTTAGTCGTGGACGCAACTACTGGGCAAAATGCGATGACACAAGCCAAACAGTTCAAAGAAACAACCGATGTCACTGGCTTAGTTTTAACCAAACTAGACGGAACAGCCAAAGGTGGTATTGTCATTGCTATTCGGAATGAATTACACTTGCCAGTGAAATTAGTTGGTCTAGGTGAAGGCATTAACGATTTAGAACCATTTAATGCCAACGATTTCGCAATGGGCTTATTTAAAGGCTTATTAAAAGATGTTTAG
- a CDS encoding cysteine hydrolase family protein: MKNRALLLIDFQKGIESPTQQLYRLPAVLEKVNQRIAVYRQHHAPIIFVQHEETELAFGSDSWQLFEKLDAQPTDFFIRKTHANAFYQTNLNDLLTEHDIQTLEIAGVQTEFCVDTTIRMAHGLGYTCLMTPKTTSTLDNGHLTAAQIIQHHEAIWAGRFLTFLSL; encoded by the coding sequence ATGAAAAATCGTGCATTACTTTTAATTGACTTTCAAAAAGGCATCGAAAGTCCGACGCAGCAATTGTACCGTCTGCCAGCAGTGTTGGAAAAGGTCAATCAGCGTATTGCTGTCTACCGCCAACACCATGCGCCCATTATTTTTGTTCAACATGAAGAAACCGAATTAGCTTTTGGCTCAGACTCTTGGCAACTTTTTGAAAAACTGGATGCACAACCCACAGATTTTTTCATCCGCAAAACACATGCGAATGCCTTTTACCAAACAAATTTAAATGATTTATTGACGGAACACGACATTCAAACGTTAGAAATCGCTGGTGTCCAAACCGAGTTTTGTGTGGACACTACAATTCGGATGGCTCATGGTTTAGGCTATACGTGTTTGATGACACCGAAAACCACTTCCACCTTGGATAATGGACATTTAACCGCGGCACAAATTATCCAACATCATGAAGCTATTTGGGCTGGCCGCTTTTTGACTTTTTTGAGCCTGTGA